A DNA window from Paralichthys olivaceus isolate ysfri-2021 chromosome 11, ASM2471397v2, whole genome shotgun sequence contains the following coding sequences:
- the wdr62 gene encoding WD repeat-containing protein 62 isoform X5 has product MAEGAEGGSVTAAKRRPAAGRKSRQSRQKSCCSRVNLEKVLGISTASSSGLTSDPNSGLIAYPAGCVIVLLHPKKNKQSHIINTSRKPFSAVAFSHDGKHLVTGESGHMPCVRVWEVGGGQVAEVQCHKYGISCVAFSTNSCYIVSVGYQHDMTVSVWDWRKGSIIASNKVSSRVFAVSFSQDNSYFITAGNRHVKFWYLDASKERRVNSTVPLIGRSGLLGEHKNCVFSGVACGRGLTASSTYCITSTGLLCLFNSSRQLEAWVNLKTASASCLSVGEDHVFCGCADGLIRVFNLLNLQYVTTLQRPHRLGVDISQSQHSLFPVSPDAHFPDTLALTFDPAAKHLTCVYDDHSLYVWDVKDVRNAGKLYSAMYHSGCVWSVEVYPQLSDVSQACLPPSSFLTCSSDNTIRVWHTDPPTAAPPHRNLYSNDLSRIVYVGENTQHLQAEGRKAEAAGADGKCGIRVLAISPDGRHLAAGDRCGNLHIFALEFLDELVKIEAHDSEVLCLEFSPTSTGVKLLASASRDRLIHIFNLEKNYSLEQTLNDHSASITAVKFTGESPEVQMVSCGADKSIYFQTAEQTVEGLSFSRSHHVVEKTTLYDMDLDSSKTHVVIACQDRNIRVYDVETGKLKKCLKGSSSDEGALLKVQMDPSGSFFATSCSDKNITIFDYESGECVATLFGHSEIVTCMRFSQDCRHLITVSGDSCVFVWRLDAQMTSTMRKRRGLRLRVAPDTRHQKPLNIRRETFITVPSSQLHQTEEEESDLSTPARLDFAQDSVPQLQTNGKLPLWFRKVQSQGGASTADQPDAGPRQSRSRWTEQLNPLTICSNCSPSPTKSPEEEEDDDEDFHPQSLESLLGENQEEEEEEEEDDEDFHPQTLESLLKDGEEDKKEVLQPAGENRTSYVLHPSSSATDRKFDAEAVPDTQTSLTQLEGRDQGAEPVWRTQLSPDSACSEGSAGSMEQPHDADTDSLSQGSSVGSLGPEDDDDRNLLKNHFDTLASSQSEEKFDTDLRTLQPPEEKHFLNPRLSISARFLSRFQDRLRVWPSRAPPLISIPTRISEESVNNTSENVESSSDVVSTESTNGASCNYQSDVTSTNSMMSAVQQRPSRLGYLGTTASSRSKVSQDPPASNSAFNSPQLLTTPTEVPSEGGASRWNTSSTEETPTNQNQTLIASPAPFITGSVSREVVGPESNETLGDDSSSCGPPTSASCPPSDRPCPPLSGDDEAVTLQQCQHVSNELRQTARRAVRLHQQLGESLGFVEQRLQMSSVLQEAFESVYSELQVVLQGEGQGSSTPSGGLEGAGTMSLLEKYSELLLQMTQNKLNRI; this is encoded by the exons ATGGCGGAGGGAGCGGAGGGCGGCTCAGTCACCGCCGCGAAGAGGAGACCAGCAGCGGGGAGGAAGAGCCGACAGAGCCgacagaagagctgctgcagccgg GTGAATCTGGAGAAAGTTCTGGGAATCAGCACAGCCAGCAGCAGcggtctgacctctgaccccaacTCTGGGCTCATCGCCTATCCTGCAGG GTGTGTCATCGTGCTGCTTCACCCAAAGAAGAACAAACAGAGTCacatcatcaacacgtccaG gaaACCCTTCAGTGCTGTGGCCTTCTCTCATGATGGGAAACACCTGGTCACTGGTGAG agCGGTCACATGCCCTGTGTAAGGGTGTGGGAGGTGGGTGGCGGTCAGGTGGCCGAGGTTCAGTGTCATAAATATGGAATTTCGTGCGTAGCGTTCTCCACCAACAGCTGTTACATCGTCTCGGTGGGATATCAACACGACATGACTGTTAGTGTGTGGGACTGGAGG AAAGGTTCCATCATCGCCTCTAACAAAGTGTCCAGCAGAGTCTTCGCCGTCTCCTTCTCTCAGGACAACAGCTACTTCATCACTGCAGGAAACAGACACGTCAAGTTCTGGTACCTGGACGCCTCCAAAGAACGACGG GTGAACAGCACGGTGCCTCTGATTGGTCGTTCAGGGTTGCTAGGTGAACATAAGAACTGCGTGTTCAGTGGAGTGGCGTGTGGGCGTGGCCTCACGGCGTCCAGCACCTACTGCATTACCAGCACCGGTCTGCTGTGTCTGTTCAACAGCAGCCGACAGCTGGAGGCCTGGGTCAACCTCAAG ACGGCGTCGGCGAGTTGTCTGTCCGTCGGTGAGGACCACGTCTTCTGTGGCTGCGCAGACGGTCTGATCAGAGTGTTCAATCTGTTAAACCTTCAGTACGTCACCACGCTGCAGCGACCTCACAGACTGGGAGTCGACATTAGTCAGAGCCAGCACAG cctgtttcctgtcagtccAGATGCTCACTTCCCTGACACCTTggctctgacctttgaccctgctGCCAAACACCTGACCTGCGTATATGACGACCACAGTTTGTATGTGTGGGACGTCAAAGACGTGAGGAACGCAGGGAAGCTGTACTCCGCCATGTACCACAGCGGCTGTGTGTGGAGCGTCGAG gtgtatCCTCAGCTGTCAGACGTGTCCCAggcgtgtctgcctccctcctcctttctcacCTGCTCATCTGACAACACCATCAGAGTGTGGCACACCGACCCGCCCACCGCCGCCCCCCCACACAGGAACCTGTACAGCAAT gACCTGTCAAGGATTGTGTATGTGGGCGAGAACACGCAGCACCTGCAGGCAGAGGGGAGGAAGGCAGAGGCagcaggggctgatgggaagtGCGGGATCAGAGTGCTGGCTATCAGTCCGGACGGACGACACCTGGCTGCAGGAGACCGCTGTGGAAATCTTCA TATCTTCGCTCTAGAGTTTCTGGACGAGCTGGTGAAGATCGAGGCTCATGACTCTGAGGTTTTGTGTCTGGAGTTCTCGCCGACGTCTACAG GTGTGAAGCTTTTGGCGTCAGCCAGCCGGGACCGACTGATCCACATCTTCAACCTGGAGAAGAACTACAGTCTGGAACAGACTCTGAACGACCACTCAGCCTCCATCACTGCCGTCAAGTTCACAG GTGAGAGTCCAGAGGTTCAGATGGTGAGCTGTGGAGCTGACAAAAGCATCTACTTCCAGACGGCCGAACAG ACGGTGGAGGGTTTGTCTTTCTCCAGGAGTCATCACGTGGTGGAGAAGACGACGCTGTACGACATGGACCTGGACTCCTCGAAAACACATGTAGTCATCGCCTGTCAGGACCGAAACATCAG aGTTTATGATGTGGAAACTGGGAAGTTGAAGAAGTGTTTGAAAGGTTCGTCCAGCGATGAAGGAGCTCTGCTAAAG GTTCAGATGGACCCGTCTGGGAGTTTCTTTGCCACCAGCTGCTCAGATAAAAATATCACCATCTTTGACTACGAGTCAGGAGAGTGTGTCGCCACCCTGTTCGGACATTCAG AGATCGTCACCTGTATGAGGTTCAGTCAGGACTGTCGACACCTCATCACTGTGTCAGGAGACAG ttgtgtgtttgtgtggcgaCTGGACGCTCAGATGACCTCCACCATGAGGAAGAGGCGGGGCCTCAGACTGAGAGTTGCACCTGACACCCGCCACCAAAAACCTCTGAACATCAG GAGGGAGACGTTCATCACTGTTCCCTCATCTCAGCTGCATcagacggaggaagaggagtcggaCCTCAGTACTCCGGCCAGACTGGACTTTGCtcagg attcAGTTCCGCAGCTTCAGACCAACGGGAAACTGCCCCTGTGGTTCAGAAAAGTG cagAGTCAGGGCGGAGCCTCCACTGCCGACCAACCGGATGCTGGGCCTCGTCAGAGTCGCAGTCGGTGGACGGAGCAGCTGAACCCTCTGACTATCTGCTCCAACTGCTCCCCGAGTCCCACCAAGagtccagaggaggaggaggacgacgacGAAGACTTCCACCCCCAGAGTCTGGAGAGTTTGCTGGGAGAGAaccaagaggaggaagaagaagaagaagaggatgacgAAGACTTCCACCCCCAGACTCTGGAGAGTCTCCtgaaagatggagaggaagacaaGAAGGAG GTGCTGCAGCCTGCAGGGGAGAACAGGACCAGCTATGTCCTCCACCCCAGCAGCAGCGCCACCGACAG GAAATTTGACGCTGAAGCCGTCCCCGACACACAGACATCTCTGACCCAGCTGGAGGGCAGAGATCAGGGGGCGGAGCCAGTGTGGAGAACTCAGCTGAGCCCAGACTCCGCCTGCTCCGAGGGATCTGCAGGAAGCATGGAGCAGCCTCATGATGCCG acacagactctCTGAGTCAGGGCAGCTCTGTGGGCAGTTTGGGTCCAGAGGACGACGACGACAGGAACTTGTTAAAGAACCACTTTGACACGCTGGCGTCGAGTCAGAGTGAAG agaagttcgacactgaccTCAGGACTCTGCAGCCTCCGGAGGAAAAACACTTCCTGAACCCTCGACTCAGCATCTCCGCCCGCTTCCTGTCCCGATTCCAGGACAGACTCAG GGTCTGGCCGAGTCGAGCTCCACCTCTCATCTCCATCCCGACCAGGATCTCAGAGGAGAGCGTCAACAACACGTCG GAGAACGTGGAGTCGAGCAGCGACGTCGTATCGACCGAGTCGACGAACGGAGCGAGCTGCAACT ACCAATCAGACGTCACCTCCACCAACAGCATGATGTCTGCGGTCCAGCAGCGGCCGTCACGGCTCGGTTACCTGGGGACCACAGCCAGCTCCAGGTCCAAAGTGAGCCAGGACCCCCCCGCCTCTAACTCCGCCTTCAACAGCCCTCAGCTGTTGACCACACCCACTGAGGTGCCATCAGAGGGCGGAGCCAGCAGGTGGAACACCAGTAGCACTGAAGAAACGCCAACGAATCAAAACCAAACGCTCATCGCGTCCCCCGCCCCTTTCATCACTGGCTCGGTCTCTAGGGAGGTGGTCGGTCCAG AATCAAACGAGACTCTTGGTGATGATTCGTCCTCCTGTGGCCCACCCACCTCCGCCTCCTGTCCACCTTCAGACAGACCCTGCCCCCCTCTCTCAG gCGATGATGAGGCGGTGACGCTGCAGCAGTGTCAGCACGTCTCCAACGAGCTGCGACAGACGGCGAGACGAGCCGTACGCCTTCACCAGCAG CTCGGTGAGTCGCTCGGCTTTGTGGAGCAGCGGCTCCAGATGTCATCTGTCCTGCAGGAGGCGTTTGAATCCGTATACTCTGAGCTGCAGGTGGTCCTGCAGGGAGAGGGGCAGGGCAGCAGCACGCCCTCTGGTGGACTGGAGGGTGCAGGGACGATGTCTCTGCTGGAGAAAtactctgagctgctgctgcagatgacgCAGAACAAACTGAACCGGATCTGA
- the wdr62 gene encoding WD repeat-containing protein 62 isoform X2, protein MAEGAEGGSVTAAKRRPAAGRKSRQSRQKSCCSRVNLEKVLGISTASSSGLTSDPNSGLIAYPAGCVIVLLHPKKNKQSHIINTSRKPFSAVAFSHDGKHLVTGESGHMPCVRVWEVGGGQVAEVQCHKYGISCVAFSTNSCYIVSVGYQHDMTVSVWDWRKGSIIASNKVSSRVFAVSFSQDNSYFITAGNRHVKFWYLDASKERRVNSTVPLIGRSGLLGEHKNCVFSGVACGRGLTASSTYCITSTGLLCLFNSSRQLEAWVNLKTASASCLSVGEDHVFCGCADGLIRVFNLLNLQYVTTLQRPHRLGVDISQSQHSLFPVSPDAHFPDTLALTFDPAAKHLTCVYDDHSLYVWDVKDVRNAGKLYSAMYHSGCVWSVEVYPQLSDVSQACLPPSSFLTCSSDNTIRVWHTDPPTAAPPHRNLYSNDLSRIVYVGENTQHLQAEGRKAEAAGADGKCGIRVLAISPDGRHLAAGDRCGNLHIFALEFLDELVKIEAHDSEVLCLEFSPTSTGVKLLASASRDRLIHIFNLEKNYSLEQTLNDHSASITAVKFTGESPEVQMVSCGADKSIYFQTAEQTVEGLSFSRSHHVVEKTTLYDMDLDSSKTHVVIACQDRNIRVYDVETGKLKKCLKGSSSDEGALLKVQMDPSGSFFATSCSDKNITIFDYESGECVATLFGHSEIVTCMRFSQDCRHLITVSGDSCVFVWRLDAQMTSTMRKRRGLRLRVAPDTRHQKPLNIRRETFITVPSSQLHQTEEEESDLSTPARLDFAQDSVPQLQTNGKLPLWFRKVQSQGGASTADQPDAGPRQSRSRWTEQLNPLTICSNCSPSPTKSPEEEEDDDEDFHPQSLESLLGENQEEEEEEEEDDEDFHPQTLESLLKDGEEDKKEVLQPAGENRTSYVLHPSSSATDRKFDAEAVPDTQTSLTQLEGRDQGAEPVWRTQLSPDSACSEGSAGSMEQPHDADTDSLSQGSSVGSLGPEDDDDRNLLKNHFDTLASSQSEEKFDTDLRTLQPPEEKHFLNPRLSISARFLSRFQDRLRVWPSRAPPLISIPTRISEESVNNTSENVESSSDVVSTESTNGASCNSRCSPSILRRRASCIISHQPLHRPTRRRRRHTVVVVQCRETLGDQSDVTSTNSMMSAVQQRPSRLGYLGTTASSRSKVSQDPPASNSAFNSPQLLTTPTEVPSEGGASRWNTSSTEETPTNQNQTLIASPAPFITGSVSREVVGPESNETLGDDSSSCGPPTSASCPPSDRPCPPLSGDDEAVTLQQCQHVSNELRQTARRAVRLHQQLGESLGFVEQRLQMSSVLQEAFESVYSELQVVLQGEGQGSSTPSGGLEGAGTMSLLEKYSELLLQMTQNKLNRI, encoded by the exons ATGGCGGAGGGAGCGGAGGGCGGCTCAGTCACCGCCGCGAAGAGGAGACCAGCAGCGGGGAGGAAGAGCCGACAGAGCCgacagaagagctgctgcagccgg GTGAATCTGGAGAAAGTTCTGGGAATCAGCACAGCCAGCAGCAGcggtctgacctctgaccccaacTCTGGGCTCATCGCCTATCCTGCAGG GTGTGTCATCGTGCTGCTTCACCCAAAGAAGAACAAACAGAGTCacatcatcaacacgtccaG gaaACCCTTCAGTGCTGTGGCCTTCTCTCATGATGGGAAACACCTGGTCACTGGTGAG agCGGTCACATGCCCTGTGTAAGGGTGTGGGAGGTGGGTGGCGGTCAGGTGGCCGAGGTTCAGTGTCATAAATATGGAATTTCGTGCGTAGCGTTCTCCACCAACAGCTGTTACATCGTCTCGGTGGGATATCAACACGACATGACTGTTAGTGTGTGGGACTGGAGG AAAGGTTCCATCATCGCCTCTAACAAAGTGTCCAGCAGAGTCTTCGCCGTCTCCTTCTCTCAGGACAACAGCTACTTCATCACTGCAGGAAACAGACACGTCAAGTTCTGGTACCTGGACGCCTCCAAAGAACGACGG GTGAACAGCACGGTGCCTCTGATTGGTCGTTCAGGGTTGCTAGGTGAACATAAGAACTGCGTGTTCAGTGGAGTGGCGTGTGGGCGTGGCCTCACGGCGTCCAGCACCTACTGCATTACCAGCACCGGTCTGCTGTGTCTGTTCAACAGCAGCCGACAGCTGGAGGCCTGGGTCAACCTCAAG ACGGCGTCGGCGAGTTGTCTGTCCGTCGGTGAGGACCACGTCTTCTGTGGCTGCGCAGACGGTCTGATCAGAGTGTTCAATCTGTTAAACCTTCAGTACGTCACCACGCTGCAGCGACCTCACAGACTGGGAGTCGACATTAGTCAGAGCCAGCACAG cctgtttcctgtcagtccAGATGCTCACTTCCCTGACACCTTggctctgacctttgaccctgctGCCAAACACCTGACCTGCGTATATGACGACCACAGTTTGTATGTGTGGGACGTCAAAGACGTGAGGAACGCAGGGAAGCTGTACTCCGCCATGTACCACAGCGGCTGTGTGTGGAGCGTCGAG gtgtatCCTCAGCTGTCAGACGTGTCCCAggcgtgtctgcctccctcctcctttctcacCTGCTCATCTGACAACACCATCAGAGTGTGGCACACCGACCCGCCCACCGCCGCCCCCCCACACAGGAACCTGTACAGCAAT gACCTGTCAAGGATTGTGTATGTGGGCGAGAACACGCAGCACCTGCAGGCAGAGGGGAGGAAGGCAGAGGCagcaggggctgatgggaagtGCGGGATCAGAGTGCTGGCTATCAGTCCGGACGGACGACACCTGGCTGCAGGAGACCGCTGTGGAAATCTTCA TATCTTCGCTCTAGAGTTTCTGGACGAGCTGGTGAAGATCGAGGCTCATGACTCTGAGGTTTTGTGTCTGGAGTTCTCGCCGACGTCTACAG GTGTGAAGCTTTTGGCGTCAGCCAGCCGGGACCGACTGATCCACATCTTCAACCTGGAGAAGAACTACAGTCTGGAACAGACTCTGAACGACCACTCAGCCTCCATCACTGCCGTCAAGTTCACAG GTGAGAGTCCAGAGGTTCAGATGGTGAGCTGTGGAGCTGACAAAAGCATCTACTTCCAGACGGCCGAACAG ACGGTGGAGGGTTTGTCTTTCTCCAGGAGTCATCACGTGGTGGAGAAGACGACGCTGTACGACATGGACCTGGACTCCTCGAAAACACATGTAGTCATCGCCTGTCAGGACCGAAACATCAG aGTTTATGATGTGGAAACTGGGAAGTTGAAGAAGTGTTTGAAAGGTTCGTCCAGCGATGAAGGAGCTCTGCTAAAG GTTCAGATGGACCCGTCTGGGAGTTTCTTTGCCACCAGCTGCTCAGATAAAAATATCACCATCTTTGACTACGAGTCAGGAGAGTGTGTCGCCACCCTGTTCGGACATTCAG AGATCGTCACCTGTATGAGGTTCAGTCAGGACTGTCGACACCTCATCACTGTGTCAGGAGACAG ttgtgtgtttgtgtggcgaCTGGACGCTCAGATGACCTCCACCATGAGGAAGAGGCGGGGCCTCAGACTGAGAGTTGCACCTGACACCCGCCACCAAAAACCTCTGAACATCAG GAGGGAGACGTTCATCACTGTTCCCTCATCTCAGCTGCATcagacggaggaagaggagtcggaCCTCAGTACTCCGGCCAGACTGGACTTTGCtcagg attcAGTTCCGCAGCTTCAGACCAACGGGAAACTGCCCCTGTGGTTCAGAAAAGTG cagAGTCAGGGCGGAGCCTCCACTGCCGACCAACCGGATGCTGGGCCTCGTCAGAGTCGCAGTCGGTGGACGGAGCAGCTGAACCCTCTGACTATCTGCTCCAACTGCTCCCCGAGTCCCACCAAGagtccagaggaggaggaggacgacgacGAAGACTTCCACCCCCAGAGTCTGGAGAGTTTGCTGGGAGAGAaccaagaggaggaagaagaagaagaagaggatgacgAAGACTTCCACCCCCAGACTCTGGAGAGTCTCCtgaaagatggagaggaagacaaGAAGGAG GTGCTGCAGCCTGCAGGGGAGAACAGGACCAGCTATGTCCTCCACCCCAGCAGCAGCGCCACCGACAG GAAATTTGACGCTGAAGCCGTCCCCGACACACAGACATCTCTGACCCAGCTGGAGGGCAGAGATCAGGGGGCGGAGCCAGTGTGGAGAACTCAGCTGAGCCCAGACTCCGCCTGCTCCGAGGGATCTGCAGGAAGCATGGAGCAGCCTCATGATGCCG acacagactctCTGAGTCAGGGCAGCTCTGTGGGCAGTTTGGGTCCAGAGGACGACGACGACAGGAACTTGTTAAAGAACCACTTTGACACGCTGGCGTCGAGTCAGAGTGAAG agaagttcgacactgaccTCAGGACTCTGCAGCCTCCGGAGGAAAAACACTTCCTGAACCCTCGACTCAGCATCTCCGCCCGCTTCCTGTCCCGATTCCAGGACAGACTCAG GGTCTGGCCGAGTCGAGCTCCACCTCTCATCTCCATCCCGACCAGGATCTCAGAGGAGAGCGTCAACAACACGTCG GAGAACGTGGAGTCGAGCAGCGACGTCGTATCGACCGAGTCGACGAACGGAGCGAGCTGCAACT CCAGATGCAGCCCGTCTATCCTCCGTAGAAGAGCTTCCTGCATTATATCCCATCAGCCCCTTCACCGCCCAACACGTCGACGCCGCCGCCACACTGTGGTGGTCGTTCAGTGCAGAGAGACgctgggag ACCAATCAGACGTCACCTCCACCAACAGCATGATGTCTGCGGTCCAGCAGCGGCCGTCACGGCTCGGTTACCTGGGGACCACAGCCAGCTCCAGGTCCAAAGTGAGCCAGGACCCCCCCGCCTCTAACTCCGCCTTCAACAGCCCTCAGCTGTTGACCACACCCACTGAGGTGCCATCAGAGGGCGGAGCCAGCAGGTGGAACACCAGTAGCACTGAAGAAACGCCAACGAATCAAAACCAAACGCTCATCGCGTCCCCCGCCCCTTTCATCACTGGCTCGGTCTCTAGGGAGGTGGTCGGTCCAG AATCAAACGAGACTCTTGGTGATGATTCGTCCTCCTGTGGCCCACCCACCTCCGCCTCCTGTCCACCTTCAGACAGACCCTGCCCCCCTCTCTCAG gCGATGATGAGGCGGTGACGCTGCAGCAGTGTCAGCACGTCTCCAACGAGCTGCGACAGACGGCGAGACGAGCCGTACGCCTTCACCAGCAG CTCGGTGAGTCGCTCGGCTTTGTGGAGCAGCGGCTCCAGATGTCATCTGTCCTGCAGGAGGCGTTTGAATCCGTATACTCTGAGCTGCAGGTGGTCCTGCAGGGAGAGGGGCAGGGCAGCAGCACGCCCTCTGGTGGACTGGAGGGTGCAGGGACGATGTCTCTGCTGGAGAAAtactctgagctgctgctgcagatgacgCAGAACAAACTGAACCGGATCTGA